ttttatctttttgttTTACGGTCTTTCTACTTTGATCAAGTGTTATCTGATTGCAGTTTGCTTACATCATAGCTTCTGTTATTCTCTTCCCCCTCTCATCGCATTCACCTTGCAATCTACTAGGCCTTTTAATAGATGAAAACCTAAGTATCTAATCTAAAGACAACTTCATTTGAGTCTGTTGGGGTTTTTTTAATTCTCTCCCAACACGACACTATTCCCAAAAAGTGAATTGGAACGTGACTGCATGGCATAAACGTTGGATTGCAGCATTAAAATTAATCTTAAGGAAACAAATgaaaaccaaaagaaaagaCAATTAATCTATTTGAAATTCCGTAAGAAACTGCCAAATTGAAATAAGCTAGAGAAAATTAATAGAACGTTTATGGTAATAAAGTAAGACGACAACGCACCaggcacacactcacacacaaaaCTCCAAAATGAATTATTTGATGAATCATGATGGGTAAACAAGCAAGAGGGGAATACTGTGGGATACTGGGAATAACTGAATTTTGTATAGCCAGCAATATGCCTATGAGAACCAAAAATGCTAAAGAAAATATTGTCATctgaaaaaagacaaaaaaaaagtacaaaacaacaaattttgacgtgacatttcgaaaaaaaccaaaaattatgaGAATATTTTTATGATAACTTTCAGCaaggcaacagcaacaacaaataaataaaactaccaatcatcatcttcatcaccTTCAACAAAGGTAACATCGACAGCCACTGTTTTCCATTAGACTTGGGCATGGAAAAAGCATGaagagcgaaaaaaaaaacaactttctGAATAGCTTAACAAAGGAATACCCAAACAGCAGAGCAAAGTAATTTCATTAGCAAGAAATGTTCGAAGGTGTtgaaacaacaactacaaaaaatagaaaaaatgcaaacaaaattccTTTAAGTCTTAGCGACCGGCATTTTGCCTGCGTCTAGTCTGGGTGGCGTCCATATAATTGCAACGTCCGCCAAAGTGCCACTACTTCTGCTGCTTCTTTCAGAGAAAAAAAGACACGAGACATCACAGCGTTCACGTTACAAATGTAAGGAATGAAATTTGCATGTTCGTTTTTATCAACTGCCAAAGTTGGCAAGTAAGAAAAACCAAtcgacacacagacagacagacatacatacATGAAAAACAAGGAACCAAAATCTCTTGGCTTGGCCGGAAGCGAAGGAAGCAAATGTAGGCAGTCAAAAGGCGTCAAGCGAGAATAGGATATCATGCGCTTATCATTGCATATGGCAACCACAAATATCATCAATGTATTTTTTATGAATGAAAACGACAAGGAGTAGTAGCAGCAAtagcagtagtagtagtagtacttCTACTATATAAATCCCAtaataaaattacaataaaataaaatgtgtgtGATTTCACAAAAAGGAAACAAGCCAcaaaaacgaacaaacaaactcaATGCATGTCATGCATATTAAAATTGGCAGTAGGAAAAAAGTTCGGAGATTGGATCATAAAAGTGGCAGtttaataaacaaaaagaattttttttatattttgaagtTCTGACACAATGCATTTGCTTTTCTTTTatagcttaattttttttttaagttacaaacatattaaaatatcatatttaaaaaaaatatataaataagaaaaatatataaaaataaataaaacaaaaaataaaactaaagaaaaaaaatgaaaagaaataaaaaataaaaattaataaaaataaataaaaataaataaaaaaattaataataaaaatataaaaaaattgagcttatattttttttatatttttgcaaaataaaataaaataaaaatgaaataaaataaaataaaataaaataaaataaaataaaataaaataaaataaaataaaataaaataaaataaaataaaataaaataaaataaagtaaaataaaataaaataaaataaagtaaagaaaaataaaataaaataaaataaaataaaataaaataaaataaaataaaataaaataaaataaaataaaataaaataagataaaataaaacaaaataaaataaagaaaacaaacaaaaaaaaatgaaatgaaaagaaataaaataaaataaaaatgaaatgaaaggaaataaaataaaatataataagatatataaaatataaattaaaatgaaattaaaaataaaataaataatatatattaaaataaaataaaaaaataataattaataaaaaatatagaacaacaaaatataatgaaaaaaataaaaataattctaaaaaagaagtaaaaaaataacaaaaatataaagaaaaaaatagtaaaataaattaagaataaataataaaaaaaattaaaagaaaaaataataaaaaatcaagaatatatacataaaaaattaaaaaaaaaataaaaattaagaaaattaaaaaaaaaaaataataaaaattaaaaaaattaatagattaaaaaattcaaaaataaataatatatattaaaataaaataaaaaaataatacttgAAAAAAGATatagaacaacaaaaaataatgaaaaaataaaaatagaaacaatactaaaaaaagaagtaaaaaaataacaaaaatataaaagaaaaaaatggtaaaataaattaagaacaaataaaaaaataaaagaaaaaaaataaaaaaaataaaaaaaaatcaagaatatatacataaaaaattaaaaaaaaataaaagttaagaaaattaaagaaaaaaattataataaaaattaaaaaattaatagatAAATagattaaaaaattcaaaaattaagtaattaaacagatttttaaaaactaaaaaggtaaaaaaagaaaaaatatacaaatttaatatataaaagaatacaagacataaaaaaatatgttaaattaaaaaattttaaaaataaaaattatataaataataaaaaatttataaataatatataaaaatgattaTAAGGtacagaactccttaaatggtaaaactttcggcaatgatcaggctataaaatcgcacttggttcagttttttgcagataaaggccagaagttctatgagcgtggaatactaaatttgccaggaagatggcacaaggttatcgaacaaaatggcaattatatatttgattaaattcattttaagttttattaaaaatgcatttactttcttttaaaaaatccgcaattactttttaggcaacccaatataaaaaatttaaaaaaatctacaaaaaaaagtaaaaaaataaaaaaaaattaaaactataaataataattaattaaaaacaaaatttttaaataatttatttcgaaattttttttttttcttgttcttgttcttatTTGTCGAACGCTGCCTTGTAATGGTTATATACTTGAAAGAAGTCGATGTTGTTTTTGGAGATTTCCATAAAAAGTAATAACAACAGAATTAAAAGGTGTCTAAAAGGGAAATCAAGTGGACTATGAGTCTAAGATAGCTCAAAATCTCAATTCACTTAACTGGTTCCTTAAGTAAATTTACTAGTTCAGTGAACTGTTCTGTGTCTATTATATACTGGACAATGCCATTCATTTAAGTTACGTCTCACGTTTGCTCACTGAACTAATTTGTTcggttagttcactagttcaatTTATAAATTGAGATCGTTCATCAGTTCACTAGTCCAGTTCGTTCGTGTTGCAACAAAGAAAGACAAACGTCTCATTTCATGTCTCTGAACTAGTTAGTTCATTTAGTGCAAAAGATCAGTTTACTTTTGCTGGCAAAGCTGAATAATACAGCAAAGAGCAGCAAGCAAGTGAAAGTACGTCAGAGCTGAATTGGCAAACGATATGTACCGCCTGATGTGAATTAGTTCAATTGAACTATTACGGTCCATAACGCCTAGTACATTAAATTGCAAATAGTACAAATTACGGCCCACTTTTGCTCACTGAACTAGTTCGTTCGGTTTGTTCACTAGTTCAATTTACTAATTCAGTTCATTCGTCAGTTCTCTAGTTCAGTTCGTGTTTGCAACAAAGAAAGACAAATGACTCATTTCAGTTCTCTGAACTAGTTAGTTCAAAAGTTCAGTTTACTTTTGCTGGCACAGCTGAACAATGCAGCAAAGAGCGTCAATCATGTGAACGAAATGAAAGTACGCCAACAAAGCTTAATTGGCAAACGATATGTACCGCCTGATGTGAACTAGTTCAATTGAACTATAACGCCTTGTACCATTAAATTGCAAATAATACAAATTCTTGTTTTCCCATTCGGTTTCCTTAATTCCACCGCAATGACCTGGCTCTGCACCAATATCCCAAAGGCAACTACTGCCAAGAATTTTGGCGTCATGTCTTTCCTATATCAATAGCACTCTTGCCGTTGGCGGCTAGAACAGAAAGTTAAACGCCCCATaggaattttgtgaaatttccttttctttcaatgacattttccgTTGTTTTTGCACCAAAAACTATTGAAACCAAAAGTAAAAATACGTTTCGGTTTCCTCCCAGGCTAATGTGGGAAGGCCCAGTGGCAGAAGAGACgtcagttttttgtttttttttttttggcaatgcgACGTACGCTGGATGCAAGAGCCATAGAAAACTCTTAACTCGGAAACAACTGCATTGTGTGGAGAAAGAAGCCCCAGAGaatcaatgaatgaatgatttGCGATGAGTCACAACCAAAACTTGGCTAAATGCATAAGAAGTTCTGtactataaaaaaaacaaataaaaatcaaaagggCCAGACATGAAAACTCACATGCATACACACACCTATACTCCTTCACCTATATGCCAAAAAGGGGAAAAGAGAAAACCTTAGCCATTGATAAACAAGCGGCGACAATGCCAAAACCAAGGAGTGTTTTTGCCAAACTAATCcttccttttttttataaactttctgAATAATCTCAACCATCCAGTTGGTGGAGGAGGCCCCAGACCCAATGCAGAAGAGTCAATTTaagcaagaaaataaaaagtttccaaatttcaatgacaccCGCACACAATTGTTTGGTATTGCTACAGTAAAACCCGCTTAGCTATAATAAGCTTTAAAGGAAAATTGGAATGCTAATGaaagaataaaacaaaatcaactTGAAGTTCTATAGCAAAATCCGCTTGGCTATAATAAGCATTAAAGGAAACTTTGGATGTTTATGAAAGGATTAAAGAAATCATCTTGAAGTTCTTAGAAGTGGTCAAATCCTTCACTTGCTTAAAAAATTCCTAGAAGAAAAATCGTTTAAAATATCTGGATTCGACTGTATATCAGTCCTAGCACTTCAATCTTTTCGTTCATTTCTCCACCCCCACTCCCAAATCTTTTGAAGTTACCCTCCTACAGCAGAACTACACCGAGGAGTTTGTTGCCTGTCATTCACTTTTGTCGCCGCCATCAGTGGCGGTGAGGTCTTTTAGCGCCTGTCTGTCGTTAgaaacagcaaaaacaaaaaccacaaaaGAAAACTAAACGCCAGCTTTGGAAGCTCTAATGTGTGACATATTGCCTGCTGACGCTTGCCATTAGAAGGAAGGTCTGCGCTGTAGAGCACACACAAGACGACAACAGAACAGCCAACGATCGCTACATTGACAGCTGTTGAACACTCAGTGAATACTGACTGTCCTCTGAAAAAGCCCGAGCTAACATTGGCAGGCGTATAATGGTGGATAAGCGCTCTGCAATCAAAGCCTTGCAATTGGGAGCCTGCCTTGCAGCTAAACGCCACCACAAAAACTCACACATTAAAGGGGGAAAATCCCATGAAGTCTTTTAACGCCTACGCAAATGGAATTTCAAGGTTTCTTATTCCGGTACAAAGGTAAGActactgacagacagacaaaaataTGTATCCAATGAAACCAAAGAGAAATAGAATCGAatataatttatatttatttttttaagtgtgTAAGTGGCATTTGGATGTTCGTAATTGAATTTAAGAATTAATTATCACCATGCAGCGGGCCGAGGTTTGACATATTCTACCATAGAGTACCAACTTTGATATTTAGTTGggaaaaacaatttcaaatattttgagaaatttacaagttttaaatatattaaaagtgAAGATACAAAATTTGgattaattttgtctttttggaagctatatccatgtatagaccgatctgaaccatatatgacacggctGTCGAAAattcgaacataagtcactgcgtcaaatttcagcgaagtcagattataaaagcgcctttaatgggcccataaatcgagagatcggtctatatggcagctatacccaaatctgggcgtatctggtccaaattgaagaagaatgtcgaagggtctaacgcaacccactgtcccaaattttggcgacatcggacaataaatgcgccttttatgggcctaaaaccttaaatcgagagatcggtttatatggcagctatatccaaatctggatcgatctgggccaaattgaaggaggatgtcgaagagcctaacacaactcactgtccaaaatttcaacgaaatcggacaaaaaatgcaccttttagggcgcaagaccttcaatcgagagatcggtgtatatggcagctatatacaaatctgggccATTCTGAGcccaattgcagaaatatgtcgaggggcttaaacacatctcactgtccaaaattttgacaaaatcggacagtacacgcgccttttatggtcgcaagaccttcaatcggtggatcgttctatattggatctatatcaagaaatagtctgatatagcctatcatcgaacttaacctgcctatggacaaaaaaagaatctgtggaaagttttagctcaatatctctatttttaaagactgtagtgtgatttcaacagacagacggacggacatggctagatcgtcatattATTTGGGGCGtcatatgaaaaaattaccaatatcttggtttctttaatacttagggctccaaattgaatagattcggaaagaatgtgatccatattatatttcctgtaaacggtttcagcccactatttcccggTTGGCACAGTGGGCAATTATTTCTGAAAAATTGGGCATCTTATGGaaaaatatccaaattttgccacaaatggccaatatcatggtttctatattacttagggctccaaattgaatagagtCGGAAAGAACGTGGTCCTGTAAACAGTTGTATCCCACTTTTTCTTAGTTGACCACAATGTGCATAATTCTTCCATTGAGTGATGAATTaaattcgacatccatatttctttttatattttattttgattttctgtattataattttttcatataattttaaatttcacataTAGGTGGCGCTCTATcgtgaatttttatattataatatattttcacatacatagctttttttttgaaatatttaaaaaataaaaaaaatacttttgttGAATATTCTTAAAAAGCGATTGTTTTTGATGTTTTATAACTTTAAGCAGAGAAATTAGCTCTTAAATATGACAAACCgtacttttaaaaaattaatgaaaattcgcagtgtttttattctttttttttattataatttttttgtaaaatctcGCTCCTTACATTTTCTCTTATATGTCGAatatttttccaactttttcccATTCACCCATTGATACCTTAAATCCTAAATTGGCAATACTCCCACCTAACTTAAACAAAGACAATTTTTCTGCCCATCCAACCTTAATGGGTTAATGCATTTTACTTAATTTTCTCTAGATTCTCTTTTTGGCTTACATTTAGAATTGTACTTCCATTTCCCTAGCAATGATGTTAAGGATTTCTAGATTTCGTATCGATATAACTATGCCATCCTAAACaaacttccgtttttttttttgcaaatgacgCAATGGCCAAATGTTCTTTCCAAGACAtatgacaatttttctaaatagAAAATATGGCACCACAGGATATTAGAATTTGGCAACAAAATCCTATCTAATGTCTTATTTtcataagaaattttattaattttttataacagGCTAACCACTCACCTGTCGTATCCATGTAAAcaattaaaatgctgaagaCTGTCGCAAACGATAGAATACATAAAGCTATGGGCAAAAGTTGACGATAAGGTGATGGTCCCAGACGCGGATCAAATTTCTTAAGGTTTTTACTTCCGTTCGCTGAACTAGAAGACAAAGCGGCTATGTGATGATGTAGATGTTTATTgtgctgatgctgatgctggTGGTGATGTGAATGAAGATCAGCATGATCATGGTGATCATGCAGATAGGGATGATTATTTGTGGAAGAGGCGGAGGAGCAGGAATTCTTAGTAGATGCTATTGACTTTTGGCAACATGACGATTGCTGTTGCTGCCGGTGATGCTGTTGAAGTTGTGGCGAAAGTCTTGTTGGCGTAGACAGGGGCGATGATACTGTACTGGCAGATGGAGAACTAAACACACTACTCATCCCACTTGTACAGCCCAGCATATCACTGAAACCATTATCCAAGTTAGACGATGAAGAAAAATTATCCAGTTGCGCCTGCCGCGCTCCACTTAATACCGATGTTGATAacgttgctgctgttgttgagtCAGCGCTGGCCACAACAACCCCTGAAGCTGCTGCTGTTCGACTAAAACGATGCTGCAAATGATCGGGCTCATCGTAGGACGTTATAGAGGTACGACCACCCACTATAGAAGCATTATGCAATGACTCGGAACAATCTTTGGTAGCTGCCTTTAATTCATTACGCAAAGCGGCAGGTAATCTTCGCCTTCTGGTCTCATCACCATCCACTTCGTCGGCTAATGAAGAATCTCTAGCGGCAGCAGCAATACGTTTACAGCTTGATGTTGTTGTGACGCTGTTCGCCGCCGCCCTTTCTGTCGTCgtagtcgtcgtcgtcgtcgccgccGCCGCCATGTTAACTCTATCAGGCAGTGTAATTGATTCATATTGTTCTAATTTATTCGCTATATCGGTTATGGAAGCAGATTTTGCCAACGATTTACCACAAACTCTCCCGCTTAGAGAGCTATGCCTTCTGTGTTGGGTATGTGCTGCACTATTTGGATTCTCACTGGCTGCCCTTTCGTTGCGCTGCAATTGGGGCTGTGTATGCTCGGGCGCCAAAGACTTTGTCGCTGCCGATGTTGCAGACGATACATGAAGTTTAGACATAATTCGTTCAAGGGCTACAGCTTCAAATACTCTCTAAACGCATACGCAGTGAGTTTTCATGTAAACGATATGCTTATATGTTGTCTAAGTGCAAGCATGTTTGCTGGGTGGTGTTGTGTAGCCTGCCTTCAGAAACACAAACACAAAGTTGGTGATGAGGATTTTTAAACATGAACAACAACTGAAAATAGAAAAAGGGGAGAAAATTTAGTCTTTTTCTTGTTTGAaaaatctgaaattttatataagaaaactaaaattttttattagaaCGGGaatgaaacattaaaaaatatggaaaatatatTCTTACAAAATggaatatattttgttttttttactattttttcgtaaatttattctttttaaatatttctttgaaaatatatttttaaagatatttttttttaaatatctttgtaaaaatatttctgaaaatattttttaaaaatacgaGGTCAGAGCTataatttttacttaaaaaagtaaataaaatttttagaaaagaaatttgtttttttttttgcattttattaattttttatgatcTTTACATATTGTTTATaatctttttaaatatttcgtaATCTGATTGTAtgttatatactttttttatgatGATTTTTGacgttttaattattttattaattttatttttatttatttatttaatgaatacctacacaacaagattAAATCTTATAGTTATAGTGCAGGCTTATAAGGCAGTCATATATCCTTCTtaagaaattataaaacaatttttacagGAATAAACTTGTTCGAATatcattatagaaaattttatttaaaattttatttttaattaatttttatttgatccttttaaatgttaaacaaaaccacttttaagtttttttatttaattttttgatgaccttttaataatttttttacttttttaatattttatccaattttgaaatttgttacaaattTTCAAGTGCTGTATGTTgatatgttgtacttataccgaatttattgcgaaaacgcctctgatataaataccacaacaacaacgctaggcaaccctgtctattagctgcacatttctaaattttttgtttttttttatatttattttttaacttttttaatttttttttaaatttctttaattttatttttttaattttttataattttttttaaattttttaatttttaaaaatttttaaaaaacgcTTCTACGATATATAtaccacaacaacaacgctcgacaaccctgactATTAGCtgcactttattttttaatttagttaaatttttttttaataaattgtttttttaataacttttttttaaattttttgttttaatgtatttttttaccgttttatatattttttatttaattttttttaatgtgagaactaaaaatttttattagaaaatggaaaatttttattaaaacggGAATtaattattacaattttttgttccaatttcgtatttttttaaaatttttctttaaagtttttttttaagtttcctttttaaattttttgtttttgtaaagtttttttattttggcctTTCAAAtcctttttctaattttgtttaatacaaaaatttaaaattaaaaaacaaaaaaaaaatcttgttaTGAAATGTTTCGCTGGGTTGCCTTTAATATTCTCCAAATGTTGAACTGAGAGTTCATTAACATTGTCTGTAGCATGCTGAAGGATTTTTCGACCTCATCTGCACACAAAAGATATTTGGATTGTTAGAAAACAAATCTACTGGCCTTTGAAAACAAACgacaaaaaacacacaaaaaaattccTTACCAATTACAAaaggcaaagcaaaaaaaaccaCTTCAAAACTCATCATGAAAATGATGAAGCCGCTCAAGATGTATGGCTGGCTGGCTTGAACtgaattctcaaagaaataaacaCCACCTGTCAAAAATCTATACTGCAACCAGCAATTCGAAAGAGGGAAAGAGCAagtgagagcgagagagagacagagagggAAAAGAAAACCCAAGATCAAGTAAAACATGCGGcatattcgaaaaaatttaaacagactgacagacactttgaaaaaaagttggacatacccaaaaaaatttttttttattttggaagAGACTGCAGTGCCAACATCACCGCCGACGCCAAACAGCAGACAAACTCTACTGAATATCATAAAACTGTGAATGGGCTAGAGGACGAAGACAAAatccataacaacaacaacaagggtaCCATACAAAACAAATGAAGAACACAAAACCTTCCTAACACTCCAATTTCAGAGTTCAGTTTCAATTCGTAACGTATTGAAATAAGTTCAACGACGATATGCTCAATGcctgacaacaacaaaaaacactaGTGAGTTTGAGTACGCCAgtgctggtggtggtggcggcggtAGTGTTGCATGCAGCAAGTGGTAACTCAACAGCCGCCAAAATCTCTTAAAGAAAAACGGCAGATGTTTCtgggtttttaaattttttccttcgTCTTCTCAAAAAAAACAAGCATCTCAGCCAGCAAAGTATTTATGTCCAAATAATCACCACATCAGCAATCAAAGAGAAtttgttgttgggttttttttggAATCCTCTTCTAAATGAAGATGATGCTGTATAATTTCAGAATCCTTGCCAATTTATGAAAGAAATCCCATACAAGAAGTTACTACTAAAGTGGGAAGTGAAGATAGATATGGTCCATAGTTTTGCACATCACCTTAAATGGCCACAGCCTCACCAGAAGAATTTAAGAGGTCTCGTTCCTATGCTCTTAGCTTGAGGGCATAAACTAAAAATCTTTACAAATTTATGAATTGTTAATTAAAGCCATAAATGGCTAAAACCACAAATGATTTTGTGTTGAAAAATTCCTTTTCAGGGAAtaccaattattgttttttttcccCACAACAGCTCAAATAACAAGGCAAAAGAATTTGGCAAAAATGTACAGCGGCAATAAGGAATTCAATATAAGAATCCATTAAGGAGTCTGCAAGGAAAAGAAGCTTGAAAGAAGATACCATAATCGATGGTGCAGCAgacagatattaatctgctcgAAAGACACAGAGGCTCATAACCTGATGGAACAGCAACATATTAATGATTTCTTTAGTTTAAGATCACAGATCGAAACgattagttcactagttcataTGGTTCAATAAATTGTTTTTGTCTATATTATATACCAGACATGTCGATCACTGAAACAACAGCTCACTTTAGCTCTTTTCAACTCACTGAACTGGTTCGTTCGTTAGTGTATTAGTTCAGTGAACGGTTCTTGTCCCTACACTAAACAGGGCAATACCTAGGCACTGAACTAGATCATTCAGTTAGTAGTCTTTTATATACTAATAAATCATTAGCCAAGTTTGTTCAAtcagttcactagttcagttcaTTCAGTATCCTGGTTTTGTATCTTAATATAATTATGTGGTAATTGTGGTAATATCATTAAAGTGGTCGTTTGCTAAAATAGTTCGTTCAATTAATTCACTAGTTCATTGCAAGGTATATACTCATCAATTCTTTTCTGCTCTCTGATCTACTTTGTTCAGTAAATTCATTTCGTTGAGTTACCTGTATTATCTCTTGTCTTTATTTTTCTGTTCAGTACTTTGCTCCCAAATGAGATGCAAAATTAATTCTAAAATTAGTTCTGTCTTAATCGTTatgggcattcgcgattcgtttccctgagagggacgaatggaggagGATAAGACCtcaatctacacagatggcttcaagatg
The Stomoxys calcitrans chromosome 3, idStoCalc2.1, whole genome shotgun sequence genome window above contains:
- the LOC106080950 gene encoding protein Star, with translation MSKLHVSSATSAATKSLAPEHTQPQLQRNERAASENPNSAAHTQHRRHSSLSGRVCGKSLAKSASITDIANKLEQYESITLPDRVNMAAAATTTTTTTTERAAANSVTTTSSCKRIAAAARDSSLADEVDGDETRRRRLPAALRNELKAATKDCSESLHNASIVGGRTSITSYDEPDHLQHRFSRTAAASGVVVASADSTTAATLSTSVLSGARQAQLDNFSSSSNLDNGFSDMLGCTSGMSSVFSSPSASTVSSPLSTPTRLSPQLQQHHRQQQQSSCCQKSIASTKNSCSSASSTNNHPYLHDHHDHADLHSHHHQHQHQHNKHLHHHIAALSSSSANGSKNLKKFDPRLGPSPYRQLLPIALCILSFATVFSILIVYMDTTEIRHQQFRLNMSRDYDFFDVAQDDPILIAFLREIHMRKYSKHCFKSMTDGSSSSSSGGGGGFAASLSSPTSSSASSTTSTSSTPLGPGGGGKAGRVGVDGLIGVDQHFNFSAHPNELTPKMAYYVANLLQRKTNGAVIQSLTGSLGQLMTAPWLSETLNWGGIIVEPEPRRFFTLCKQNGLRPRMELVQACVSPKSYPKEVVTAHNEESEVRINSLLDEETSWFNSRVKCFPLYTIMLATNRVEYDLLSLGVHGHELEILQTLPFDKIKIEIISIHLLENQEDVSSYIQTITKFLQRKGYKLQKKFGRNYFYRRLSSSTKSSSTSQGSTPIRTRTKDILLKTP